A single genomic interval of Gossypium raimondii isolate GPD5lz chromosome 11, ASM2569854v1, whole genome shotgun sequence harbors:
- the LOC105803912 gene encoding caltractin: protein MAYGRASQKGKPKGRHRGLSQQKRQEIKEAFELFDTDGSGTIDAKELNVAMRALGFEMTEEEIKQMIADVDRDGSGAIDFDEFVHMMTAKIGERDTNEELMKAFQIIDQDNNGKISVQDINRISKDLGELLSQKEIQDMIEEADRDCDGEVNIDEFMRVMKRTTFGY from the exons ATG GCTTATGGAAGGGCATCGCAGAAAGGCAAGCCTAAGGGACGTCACCGGGGATTAAGCCAACAAAAGAGGCAAGAGATTAAGGAAGCATTTGAATTATTTGACACTGATGGCTCAG GTACCATTGATGCTAAAGAGCTGAATGTGGCCATGAG GGCTCTTGGTTTCGAGATGACAGAAGAG GAAATCAAACAAATGATCGCGGATGTGGACAGGGATGGCAGTGGTGCTATTGATTTTGATGAGTTTGTGCACATGATGACTGCCAAGATTGGGGAGAGGGACACTAACGAAGAGCTTATGAAAGCATTCCAAATCATCGATCAAGATAACAAT GGAAAGATTTCTGTCCAAGACATTAATCGCATTTCAAAGGACCTTGGTGAACTCTTATCCCAGAAAGAGATTCAAGACATGATCGAGGAAGCCGACCGAGATT GTGATGGTGAGGTAAACATAGATGAGTTCATGAGGGTGATGAAGAGAACAACATTTGGCTACTAG
- the LOC105803911 gene encoding pentatricopeptide repeat-containing protein At3g16610: MAGNLLTTTMVLKLPCGSFSSFMHLLKHCQSIQDLKPLKSLLIVQGLIRNNLLLGHFLKSCFYLGAPNLALSTFYKIQNPNLFCQNLMLKGLSSYGLYGDLLSVYTKCRVLNCPSDDFTFPFVIKACSALGASGIGQQIHCVVLRKGYERNVVIMTSFIDFYARNVDIGIARKLFDRISDPDLVSWNALLSGYCFNGLDKEALGVFGEIQGMNIKPNVSTLASIIPACTRLGYFYFGKSLHGLAVKCGYFFNDFLVPAFISMYKSEVDLSSARKLFYFAVERNVSVWNALINSYTQNERFFEGFEMFREMLRNDVQPNSVTFVSTVPFCENYFDISYGGSLHCCVIKHGFGSQVSVLTALMSTYAKLGEISSSEMLFDQIPNKTQLSWNVLISGYVNNGLPDESLVAFRKMQLEGFSPDAISIVSILSACSNLGDILLGQSIHAFVVRRSFETNINVSNAVLAFYSDCPLLSTCFRLFKRMATKNTVSWNTLISGYVHSGQKDKANVILHQMQKEGGKLDSVTLLSILSSYSESENFRKGTILHGYAIKTGWDSDVSLTNALISMYCNCEELDAGSLLFDAMPERSVVSWNSLMTGFRHYNLSNDVLVLFAQMVKENQRPNQVSILNLLPMCSMLSQGKSIHAFALRTGMIEETTVLTSLIFMYARFGKIKLSLLVFQTGKRCDISLWNAIMSVHVDTKNAKQAVAVFCEMLQISLEPDNITVLSLISSCVLLNSLNLADSVMAYIICKGFDKDVVVSNALIDLYARCGSIVVARLLFDYLFEKDAVSWSVMINGYRLHGDAEGALKLFSRMRLSGVSHDAITYLSLLSVCSHAGLVEEGQRVFNCMVEDGLSPRTEHYACMVDLLARAGHLHEAYNIVNRQPFKPSLGMLESLLGACKMYGNIEIGQRIFQMLFEMYPQNSESYVMLHNIYAAAGKWEDANTVRSIMEGRLLRKLPGFSLVGDNFTY; this comes from the coding sequence ATGGCGGGAAACCTATTGACCACCACCATGGTTTTAAAACTTCCATGTGGTTCCTTTTCAAGTTTCATGCATCTCTTAAAGCACTGTCAAAGCATCCAAGACTTAAAGCCGCTTAAATCTCTTCTCATCGTACAAGGTCTCATAAGAAACAACTTACTGCTAGGACATTTTCTTAAATCTTGCTTTTATCTGGGTGCTCCAAATTTGGCTCTCTCCACcttttacaaaattcaaaacccaaatttattcTGCCAAAACTTAATGCTGAAAGGTCTTTCTAGTTATGGTCTATATGGAGATCTTTTGTCTGTTTATACAAAATGCCGGGTCTTGAATTGCCCATCTGATGATTTTACATTTCCTTTCGTGATTAAGGCTTGTTCAGCTTTAGGTGCTTCTGGGATTGGACAGCAGATTCATTGCGTTGTTTTGAGAAAAGGGTATGAAAGAAATGTTGTTATTATGacttcttttattgatttttatgcgAGAAATGTCGATATAGGGATTGCGCGGAAACTGTTTGATAGAATTTCTGACCCTGACTTGGTTTCATGGAATGCTTTGCTTTCTGGTTACTGTTTTAATGGACTTGATAAAGAAGCATTGGGGGTTTTCGGGGAAATTCAGGGAATGAACATAAAGCCTAATGTCAGTACTTTGGCAAGTATAATCCCTGCATGTACGCGGTTggggtatttttattttggtaaatctCTGCATGGTTTGGCTGTTAAATGTGGATACTTCTTCAACGATTTTTTGGTTCCTGCTTTTATTTCAATGTATAAAAGTGAAGTGGATTTATCTAGTGCTAGGAAACTGTTTTACTTTGCTGTGGAAAGGAATGTTTCTGTTTGGAATGCTCTGATCAATAGTTATACGCAGAATGAGAGGTTTTTCGAAGGTTTTGAGATGTTTCGGGAAATGCTTCGAAATGATGTGCAGCCTAACTCAGTGACGTTTGTGTCTACTGTTCCCTTCTGTGAGAACTATTTTGATATTAGCTATGGCGGATCTCTCCATTGTTGTGTTATTAAACATGGATTTGGAAGTCAGGTTTCTGTATTGACAGCTCTCATGTCAACGTATGCTAAGCTTGGGGAAATAAGTTCATCTGAAATGTTGTTTGATCAGATACCAAACAAAACACAGCTGTCATGGAATGTGCTGATTTCTGGTTATGTAAATAATGGACTACCGGATGAAAGTTTGGTTGCATTTCGCAAAATGCAATTGGAAGGGTTCAGTCCTGATGCAATTTCAATTGTTAGCATCCTTTCTGCCTGCTCGAATCTAGGTGACATTTTACTTGGTCAGTCGATACATGCATTTGTAGTTAGAAGAagttttgaaacaaatattaatgtttcaaatgcAGTCCTGGCGTTTTACTCTGACTGTCCTTTACTCTCCACTTGTTTTAGGCTATTTAAAAGAATGGCAACTAAAAATACAGTATCATGGAATACTTTGATATCTGGGTATGTACACAGTGGACAAAAGGATAAGGCAAATGTGATTCTTCACCAGATGCAGAAAGAGGGAGGGAAGTTGGATTCTGTGACTTTGCTAAGTATCCTTTCTTCTTACAGTGAGAGTGAAAATTTCAGGAAAGGAACAATCCTTCATGGTTATGCAATCAAAACTGGGTGGGACTCTGATGTTTCATTGACAAATGCACTAATTAGTATGTATTGTAACTGTGAAGAGCTTGATGCTGGATCACTATTGTTTGATGCCATGCCTGAAAGAAGTGTAGTTTCTTGGAATTCATTAATGACTGGCTTCCGGCATTACAACTTATCAAATGATGTTCTAGTCTTGTTTGCTCAAATGGTGAAGGAGAACCAAAGACCAAATCAAGTAAGTATACTAAATTTATTGCCCATGTGCAGCATGTTGTCACAGGGTAAGTCCATCCATGCGTTTGCACTCAGAACAGGGATGATAGAGGAAACAACTGTTCTTACATCTCTTATCTTCATGTATGCTAgatttggtaaaataaaattgagccTCCTAGTTTTTCAGACGGGGAAAAGATGTGATATTTCTTTGTGGAATGCTATCATGTCTGTGCATGTTGATACCAAAAATGCCAAACAAGCAGTTGCTGTTTTTTGTGAAATGCTCCAGATAAGTTTGGAACCTGACAATATAACAGTTTTAAGTTTAATCTCCTCATGTGTTCTACTAAACAGCCTGAATCTAGCGGATTCTGTGATGGCCTATATCATATGCAAGGGCTTTGACAAAGATGTGGTAGTTAGTAATGCCCTCATAGACCTATATGCAAGGTGTGGAAGCATTGTTGTCGCGAGATTGCTATTTGACTACTTGTTTGAAAAAGATGCCGTCTCTTGGAGTGTGATGATTAATGGATACAGATTGCATGGAGATGCTGAAGGTGCCCTCAAGCTTTTCTCGAGGATGCGACTTTCAGGGGTGAGCCATGATGCCATTACTTATTTAAGTCTTTTATCGGTTTGTAGCCATGCTGGTTTAGTTGAGGAAGGCCAGAGGGTATTCAACTGTATGGTTGAAGATGGGTTATCTCCAAGAACAGAGCATTATGCTTGTATGGTTGACCTTCTTGCGCGAGCTGGTCATTTGCATGAAGCTTATAATATAGTCAATAGACAGCCATTCAAACCTTCTCTAGGCATGCTTGAATCCCTGTTAGGTGCTTGTAAAATGTACGGGAACATTGAAATTGGACAGAGAATTTTTCAGATGCTCTTCGAAATGTATCCACAAAACTCAGAATCTTATGTGATGCTTCACAATATATACGCAGCAGCTGGAAAGTGGGAAGACGCCAACACAGTCAGGTCTATTATGGAAGGAAGACTGCTAAGAAAACTCCCTGGTTTTAGTCTAGTTGGAGATAACTTCACATATTAG